Proteins from a genomic interval of Papaver somniferum cultivar HN1 chromosome 4, ASM357369v1, whole genome shotgun sequence:
- the LOC113272737 gene encoding probable pre-mRNA-splicing factor ATP-dependent RNA helicase DEAH5 produces MAPIAETAAKNLKKLRYLSVVSKVCIELESQLGGGGYIDNKTLSLYIADIGMKSNNVNEFKLKLKENPDVIHMPDFFLDQLFSFIHYKDGEEFIETSNLVGHKDEVRRGNEEVGFGKTTQLTQYLAEAGDYTTRGKIVCTQPRRVETLAAAERVAKEFGSTLGEKVGYTVKFYDCTGSDTIIQYMTHGVLLREFLGDENLSQYSVIIVDDAHGRTLVSDTICCLLKQLILRRPGLQCIITSQIREEADILAKYFLANVFRHEPTVPFRVLDEYALEPVSDYLDSSLTKVLQIHLTKPEGDILVFLTDQEDVNRAFKSLHERMRGLRNHTLLELLIVPVYDVPVPSEMQTMVYGRPPTGFRKVILAPSTAEASLAIENVLYIVDSGVQKQFRYDEAEGIDSLIIVRTSVASENVRRKLAGRSRHDGICYRMYPFSEVMLARSLPEITRMNLGFATLVMKVMGIKDVYNIPDPLFPHAIELAMKELADVQALDEQGNATKIGKKMAELLLDHPSSKTFFTNFFADE; encoded by the exons ATGGCGCCTATAGCTGAAACTGCAGCAAAAAACTTGAAGAAACTCCGGTACCTTTCTGTGGTATCTAAGGTATGTATCGAACTCGAATCTCAATTAGGAGGAGGTGGTTATATTGACAATAAAACATTATCTCTGTATATTGCTGATATTGGTATGAAGTCTAATAATGTCAATGAATTCAAACTGAAACTGAAAGAGAATCCTGATGTTATTCATATGCCTGatttttttctggatcaacttttTAGTTTCATCCATTACAAAGATGGCGAAGAATTTATTGAAACAAGTAATTTAGTTGGTCATAAAGATGAGGTTAGGAGGGGGAACGAAGAGG TGGGATTTGGTAAAACAACTCAACTTACACAGTATCTAGCCGAAGCAGGTGATTACACCACTAGAGGTAAAATTGTGTGTACTCAACCTCGAAGAGTTGAAACATTGGCGGCAGCTGAAAGAGTAGCCAAAGAATTTGGTTCTACTTTGGGTGAGAAAGTGGGATACACGGTTAAATTTTATGATTGCACCGGATCAGATACTATAATCCAATACATGACTCATGGAGTTCTTCTCAGGGAGTTTCTTGGTGATGAAAACCTTTCTCAGTATTCTGTCATCATTGTGGATGATGCTCATGGGAGAACACTTGTTAGCGACACAATCTGTTGTTTGCTCAAGCAACTCATCCTGCGAAGACCTGGCCTGCAATGTATCATAACATCCCAAATTAGAGAAGAAGCAGATATTTTAGCGAAATATTTCTTAGCGAATGTGTTCCGCCATGAACCAACAGTACCATTTAGGGTTCTTGATGAGTATGCGTTAGAACCAGTAAGCGATTATCTAGACAGTTCATTGACTAAAGTTTTACAGATCCATCTAACCAAACCAGAGGGTGATATTCTAGTCTTCTTGACGGATCAAGAAGATGTCAATCGCGCTTTTAAGTCTTTACACGAGAGAATGCGAGGGCTAAGAAACCATACTCTACTTGAGCTACTAATCGTGCCTGTGTACGATGTTCCTGTTCCTAGTGAGATGCAGACAATGGTTTATGGTAGACCTCCTACTGGGTTTAGAAAGGTTATTCTGGCACCTAGTACTGCCGAGGCTTCTTTAGCCATCGAAAATGTACTTTACATTGTCGATTCTGGAGTACAGAAGCAATTTAGGTACGACGAAGCAGAGGGTATTGATTCTTTAATAATTGTACGCACTTCAGTAGCCTCAGAAAATGTCCGACGTAAGCTTGCAGGTCGATCAAGACATGATGGTATCTGTTATCGAATGTATCCCTTCAGTGAAGTAATGCTGGCTCGTTCTTTACCTGAAATCACAAGGATGAATCTTGGGTTTGCTACACTTGTAATGAAAGTTATGGGCATAAAAGATGTCTACAATATCCCAGATCCTCTATTCCCCCATGCTATAGAACTGGCGATGAAAGAACTGGCTGATGTTCAAGCTTTAGATGAACAGGGGAACGCGACCAAGATTGGGAAAAAAATGGCAGAACTCCTATTAGATCATCCATCATCTAAAACATTCTTCACTAATTTCTTCGCAGATGAATGA
- the LOC113272738 gene encoding mitochondrial fission protein ELM1-like: MIIQEWLHTLLSKLECIHAGLASVLDADAKRIATMSRETFEKDGPLLVVASGQDTISVAGLVEKLAPENVFVVQIQHPRMNLSRFDVVITPRHDYYPLTPQVQVQIPKFFREWVTPYEPPNKNVFPSSVATCYLNLVFRDLISHITGHCCYRADLVKQLIGSGQNVLASCGSLRISFSRRTPQKSQTHTWDI; this comes from the exons ATGATCATCCAAGAGTGGTTGCATACTTTATTAAGTAAG CTTGAATGTATTCATGCTGGCTTGGCATCTGTTTTAGATGCTGATGCAAAGCGCATTGCAACAATGTCTCGTGAGACTTTTGAGAA GGATGGTCCTTTATTAGTGGTTGCATCTGGTCAGGATACCATCTCTGTAGCAGGTTTGGTAGAAAAATTGGCTCCAGAAAATGTCTTTGTGGTTCAG ATACAGCATCCAAGGATGAATCTGAGTAGGTTTGACGTCGTGATTACCCCTCGGCATGACTATTATCCATTGACTCCTCAAGTACAAGTACAGATCCCTAAGTTTTTTCGTGAGTGGGTGACTCCATATGAACCACCTAATAAGAATGTG TTTCCCTCATCTGTTGCAACTTGTTATCTGAACTTAGTGTTTCGAGATCTAATAAGTCATATAACAGGCCACTGTTGTTACAGAGCTGATCTTGTCAAGCAGTTAATAGGCTCTGGACAGAATGTGCTAGCAAGCTGTGGAAGTCTTAGAATCTCTTTCTCTAGGAGGACCCCTCAGAAG AGCCAAACCCACACATGGGACATTTAG